CTATCTTTGTTTGGTGTTCTACTGTATTTGTTGCAATCTCTATTAGTACATTTGCCTGTATTTATATGATACATGTTAGATTCATGTACGTCCTTTTTTTTATAAAAAAATAATAGGGAAAGATAATACTTTATAATTGTCTATGATGTCACACATACACAAAGGGACGGAAGTGTTGTCTTTTGGAGGCTATAGATCTAAGATTAGATTTTTAATTGATTTAAGTTATCTTCAATAATAACTTAATCCATTTTAGGGGTCAAGTTAATTGATTAATATTAATAGTCTCTTGATACATAAGAAGAGACATTTATGATAACGAAAAACAATACTACTTCTAGTTAATAGCTGGAAGATTAAACCCTAGATTAACGTAAAGGGATGTTTTAAGCACATGAACGTTTTAATTTCATGGACATGCATTTTCAGGAAAAGATTATCATGCAACTTCTAAGAAATTTCCCAATCTCAGTTGTTTTGTGATTCGAATAGAAATGGGGATAAAAATAAAATGGTACGTAATACTTTGATGGCTATCCAAAGTCTCTAAAGGTCACACATATATTATTTGTTTAAAGCGTTTAAATTATTTATAACTTATAAGTTAAATCAGATAAACTGGAGTCTGAGTGATTAACAGTTATAGAATATGGGCAGATAGACACACCTCAAAAGACCCATGTGATAATGATAGCTGTTTATCGGCTAATGCACACAGTAATTACTAATCTGAGTTCCCACGCAACTGGGTTTCCGACACATTAACAGTAATTACACACACACACACACGTTGCTACTATCAATCCTCATTCCAACAACCAAGAAAACTCATTCTTGAATTACAAAAAAAAAACTATGATAACCGTACATTTCTTGTTGTATTCACTTATCAAGTGTATTCATTATCTCGAGTTAATTAAGACCTCTTATAACTGTTAAAATTGTGAATGTAATAGATAGCTATGAAGTAAAAGCCTATAGTAAAAGATAGCTATGGAGTAGTAACTCTATCTTATATGTCGTCTGCTTGTGCATAAATTAATGTATATAATGAGAGTGTGTCTCTCCCATGGTCTCCCATATAGTGAACATAAGTTGTCTCTTGCAGTTCACAAAATTTTGAGAAACTTTTGTCTTCTTGTGATGATTAGTTTAAGCGTCAAACGCATTATTATAAAGTAACAAAAACTCAGGCTCGACGTACAAGGTCGGATCTTGAATTTCACTTGTTATTGTGTGATATTTTAAAATAAATAATATGAAAAGAAGAAGGTTCGATGAACTTCGTGCTGCTTTCGACTTCCAAACCCAATAGATTTTTTAGCTAGATAATGTCGGTGTTTTCTTCTGACGAAGCAAGCGATGATTCGAGCTCGGATGGGTCAAGCATGGCTGGATGGGTAGAGAACATATCCGTAAACATCCAGCTCAATTTTGGAGGAAAATTAATGAAGTATTTGTTTAAAAAGGAGAATTTTTTTTTTTTTTTAAAGGAGAATTTGAATGTAGAATTATCGATCTTTTTATACGGCTCGTACTTGAAATCTTATTACATTTGGGGACATCGATAATGTAAATGGAATTTCAATGTTTAGAATTGTGCAATAATTCTATGAAATCTCTAGATATCTTTTGGTCTGGTCGTTCTGGCTGTATGATTGAAGCTCGTTTTGATAAGTGGTTTTTTGGACTTCATGAGGATGTTATTAAGGTGATTGAGTTTGACTTTATGTTCAGAGATTTTAATATATATATATATATATATATATATATATATAGTATAGTATATCGTGAAGAATTGCTGCTTAATTTGGTACTATATTAATAGATTTTTCTTTATAAAAGGCATTGTAGATTATAGCTAGTTTGAAGATTAATATTTGCATCATTGTGACTTTGTGAGTACCCTTCAAATTTTTGATAAAACGAAACTCCAATGTTAGTAGTATAAGAGGCACTGAGACAGTCTAATGCATTTTCATGTGGTCTCTATATATATCATAGAATTAAGGTAACAACAAGCGCCTGTAGCTCAGTGGATAGAGCGTCTGTTTCCTAAGCAGAAAGTCGAAGGTTCGACCCCTTCCTGGCGCGTTTGTTTTCGTTTCCTTTTCTGTTTTTCATTAATCTTGAATAGTGTATTGACTTGCCGGATCTGTGTCACCAACTCCGGCGGTGTAAAACCCTAAACCCCGCCCTGCTTTTTCGCCGCCGACTTAAAGAGTTATGAAGGTCTTCCATCTCGACCGTGAGAACACTCTATCTGTGTCTCTCTTCTCCGATGTCACCAACTCCAAGTATGCCCTCTCTCTCTCTAAATTACGTTTTTTAGACAATATTCTCCGATTCCATTACTATCTTCCTTGTTTTGCTTCAAATTCTCGATTTTGTTAACAAACATTTTGGGAGTTTTATTGTTGTTGTTCAGGGAGCTCTTGAGTTCGATTCTAGATGGAACTCTGAAGCTGGAGGTCTCATTTCTCAATGCATTACTCGTAAAGTTCTTTTCTTTCCTTCATTTTCCTAACATTCTTTAACGATTTTAGTTTTCTTGATCTTATCAACGGGTTTTGTTTTTATCAGATACCAGACGTTTTCCCTCTCTTAGCTGCTGCTCAGAAAGCACTCGTCTCCAAATCACGCGATTCTTTATCTACCCGAACTCTTCATTCTGAGCTCGTTTACAACTACTCTGGATCTAAACATGTAAGCTAACAAACGCTTGCTTGTGACACACTGGGTCTAGTTGAGTTGTTCGAGCCTTCTTAGCTATTGGTTATAGCTGTTGTGAGTTATAGTTGTGTGCTGAGAGTTTCTCATTAATCAAGGTTTCTTAGGTTTAGTGAATTATATATATATATATAAATAAGAATACATTACAGGCAACTTATCTAATGTTGTTGTTGTTGTTGTTGTTCATTTCTTGCTCCAAACTAGATTACGGAATCATTGAAACGATGTGGGATATCTGAAAGCTGCTCTACTTACATCTTAGCTGCCCGATTCAATGCTTCGCCCCTTGAGGTCATCATCTGAAAAAATTCATGTTAATTACTTTTTCTTTTGTTTCTATCAACCATGAGATATTCTGAGATACAAAACTCAGATGGAGGAGGTGGCTAAATTGATCAACGGGAAGGAGATTGACTTGGAGGAGTTAAAGACGCATGCTAATCAAGCCCATATGCTAAAGGTAATGTTTTGATGTAGATGCCCTATTTCGTTTGTTCATACAAGCAGTAATCAGCGACATTGATTCTTTTCAGCATTACAAGATAACTAGCCAAGAACTCGGGATATCCTCTCTCGAAGATGCCATTGTTTGCCGGATCTCTGCACGCGACGCTTTGTAGAAGAAGAGACATCTTTCTCTGTGTTCTTATCAATTATAGTAGTTTTTTTTTTTGCTCAGCTATAACTAAATGTTACAACTCGTTTTGTAGTTCTTATCAGTTAACCTCTTTATTTATTTCTTGTCCTCGTTTAGTTTGAACTATGAGACGAACATATTAAAATACAAAAATTGATGCACTAGTAATAAATTACATGTTCTTTGCTCACTTTAAACAAAGTCATTCCAGTGTCAACTCTCTTCTTCAACTAAAACAAGAAAGAGCTCAATTTTTATGAACCAAATACAATTCTCGAAAGAGCAAAGTTGGAGAAGAAGAAGAATCACTGGAACATATCAGCAATAGTGTTGCCTGAATCCGAAGAATCTCCATTCCCAAAATCCATCATCATCTTCAAATATTCATCCATATCACAATCCCATCCTCCTCCTCCTCCTCCTCCATGCCACTGCTCTGCTTCCACAGAATCCTGCCACACCTGGCAAGCGTCGGAATCCGAAGGAGGCATTCCCGCGCTTATCACTGTGCTGGAGAAGCCCTGATACGGCGCCGTTTCGTTTTCCCCTGAGATCACATGCTGCAAGGCGGAGACTATGACGGAGAGTTCTTGCTCCGGTGACAGCTGCTCCTGATTATGATACGGATACCGGGTCAAATCGCGATCCCGAGATGGAGCTCCGGATGATAATTCGGGTCTGTTATTAGGATAATGCATTTGATTTTGGATTTTTGTTGAAGCACCTGGGAGATAATGATGAAGTGAAGTGTTTTTGTTTGAGCAGAAACTGAAAGTGGAAAGAAGCTATTTAGAGCATGATTATCCCTATCACCCCAAATAGGTTTCTCAGTGAGTTTTTAATTAATAAAAGTAACCTAAGAACTTTAGTTAAGAAACTCTCATTTTAATGGTCCAATGAGAGTTTTTTAATTAAGGTTTCTTAAAAAAAAATTTTTGAATTATATGAACTGCCAAAAACATCTCTAGTGAATCTCTACAAACAATTGTTTCATTTTGATTTTCTTTTAGCGAGATCATAACCTCAAAGAAAATTTTGTTTTCTTTTTACTCGGAAATCGCTATGGGGGTTGAGCTAGAGTGGACACTACAATTTCTTCTATGATCAGTCTCATAATTCCAAAATGGGAGGGACCAAAGAACTACTGTTTTAACATCATACTAAACAATTGATGAGTTCCAATTATTATAACAGGAAATGGATAGAACCTGCTTTCTACCTCTCACTCCTAGACGAGGTGTTGCCAAGGTAATGAAACTCCTCGAGCCCAGCAAGGCTACCTCGCGGAAGATGTGAGTTCCCAGAGTTAGACATACCTCAATGAGAGTCACAAGTACTGGTTGCTTGACGATGATACATGAGGAGGAGCTTCAGTCGAGAGCTCAAAGGGTGTGAGCCAAAGGCACTCCATAGAAAAACAAAAGTCCCTGCCATAATTAACAACACAGTCAACTTCTATACCTTCACCAGTGATATGAGAAAACCTAAATACAGAGCTAAAATACAGAGCCAAAGTTCCAAACATTTAGCAGTTTGCTTGGTTAAGAACTAGATACGCCATGACAGATCATAACAGAACACTAGTGTGAAGACTTTTTTATCCCCAAAATGAGACAAAACCCACTAAAGAATGGTGACTATAAGCATTTGTATATCAGTCCAATAAATTCATACCAAAATAATTCACTGAAATTAAGACTCACTTGTGTTGTGGATTAGTCAATTCTAGCAATGGCTTGACATGGTTCTCTTTAGAATAGGCAAAGTCTCTCTATTTCCATCCTCGAACTCTACCATCATCACTACAACTACACAATTTTTCCAGAATTTCACATCAAACTCAGAGCTTTGAATTAACTAATGAACACAATGGTAAATAACTAACCCACATCAATCTAACGCTCAGAGCCTTGACCTTCCTCAAGACGCGCTGTTTCCTCGCCAGTGAAGAGGCGTCGCGGACTGGAGCAGTTTCCAGGGTGGAGAAGAGAGGAATAGAGGTCCGTGGAGAGGGACGAACCATTAGGAAAGGGGAGGCAATCTGTGCATGTAATGTGGGAGCGGCGCGGCGGAAACGACGGTGCGATCGGAGAAACGGCTCCACCGCCGGAAGCTGGAAAAATAATCTGGCCTTTTTAAGGGGATTGGTTTCAGCTAGCTTTCGTAGAGATCTGTAGAACGCCATCGGTCATCAACGTTTTCGTCTTCCCTCAATGATGACACGTGGTTGTATAACCTTTGTAAAGATCGATATCAGAAATGGCTAATTAAGGATCGGTTACAAGGCTTTAATTTTTTTTTTATTTAAATAAATCACTCATTAACCTAAAAACCCTGCTAAGGATCGCCCGATAATGGTGGTCTTATATATGGGTGTTTTCAAATGTTGGTTAGTTGCCAACTGGCACACACTCTTCAGACTCGGGTTTTTTTTTTTTTTTTTTGACACCAAAGCATTCACAGACTCATGTTGACTCTGTAAACTAGATCGGTAACTCCGAATCCATGTGAACGATAAATGACGGTTGTTTCCTAGCACTGAGTGCTAAGCTATCTGCCCGAAGGTTCGCCGTCCGAAATACATGGACGATGTCTGAATTGAGGAAACTTCCTTTAAGAAGCTTGATGTCTTCTAGATAACTTTCAAATGCTAGTCATTCTTCTGGTTCCGAAACCATCTTCACCAATTGAGAACAATCCGTTGCAAACGTTACCTGCAACTGTCTTAAATTCTTCATACATTCCATTGCCCAAATCAATGCATCTACCTCCGAATGGAGGGGTGAAAGACATGCCCTTACATTCATTGCCCCTACAGACCATCAAACCCCGGTAAAGTAGTATACCAGCCTTGCCCTGAAAACAAGTCATTATCTTTCCATGAGCCATCTAGGAAGCACCATCGACCTGGTGTTGCTAGGGGAGGACTGGTCTGTACCGAAAGCTCCCTCGTTGGGTCATTTCCCACATGTGCTTCTGTCCAAAGTGATGATTCTAATTCAGCTAATTGAAGAGTGTCCCTCAGATCAATATCCAGATTACTAAAACCTTTGTTATTTCAGGCTTTTCAAATATACCATAAAATCCATGCAAACTGATGGTCATCCATCTTTGGCTGAATTCTCCAAAAAAAATGATCCATATTAGCAAATAATGAACTGATAGAAAAAATATTAGGAGGTGACAGAATCTTGGATAATGTCCACACTTGACGTGCTGGAAGACATTCATAAGATCATAAAATACATCGTTTATTGATTTTTCCGGATCTTCGAGCACAACAAATACACGGGCTCTTTTTGTGATTTTTGATTTTTTTGGAAACACGTGCGTTAATTTCTGGGGATGTCGATAATGATATTTTATTTATTTCTTGGATGGGTTTATATGACAGTGACATTTCTTTAAATATAAAGTATTGGATCCATTATGTGACGCTTTTTAAGAAAGAACCAACTTTTGTGATTTGTTATTTAATTATTATTATTATAGCGCTTGTGTTCGTTTTCACACAGTTTATATTTTAATTTAAACATGTTTAATTGGGAATATGAATGTACGTAATTGATTGCGTTAGATTAAGTCACGTGCTATTTTTTAATATTTCGTCGACTATGTGAGTAATTTGTCTTCACATTTAGAGCTTTGTATAGATCAATTTGTCTTTCTAGATGACTATTGATCCATCGTCTCAAAACTCAAAAGCATATATATCGATCCTGTTTTGTCTTTTTATACTATAGTATACAACGAATCAATCCAACAACGTTTTTCTAAGTTATGCCAATAGAGACATGTGCAACATTACATTAGCATTGCGTTTCACACAAACTAGTGGTGAATTAACAAAAGACTATTCATTTTACGAGCACAAATATGAACAATCGCAATTAGCTTTTCTCAACATTTCTGTGTTTCACCGACCATGTTTAATCACGTTGCTTTTCTTAAACCTTATGATTCGACGACACAACTTCTTAATCATCATTTCTTAATTTTCAAATATGCTTTTATTAAGAAATGTGAATTGAAGTGAGATGAGACCTAGATTACTATGTTAAAAACATGTATTAGTTTCCTATATATAGGCTATAGTCATGTATAATCCAAGTATTATGTATTGCCGATTCTAAAATGGAATTAAGTAGAGATAAATCGTAAAACTTATCATCTCTTGTATATACATAACCAAAATATTATTGTTAATTGTTTCGAATAAAACATTCACATAACTTAGTATTATATTGTGTATTGTGGATATGTAAAGTTACGAAACTGAGCTGAAACCAAATATGTATACATTTTTTTTGGTACGAATGTACTTCAAACCAAATATAGTGTACATTATTTCCATCTTACTTTCAATTAATATAATTGGTTTATGACACTAACTACGGGTGGGATGCGTTACATTTATATTTTTCATTACGGATATATGATTGTTAATATGCAAATCCAAAGGTAGAGTCCCCGGTTCCAATCGTAAGCAAAGTGGATTCAACAACTTCACAGAAGAATTCTTCAGAGTCAATATCATTAAAGGGAATCAGAATCAACAACTTAATTTAGTGCTACTTTTGGAGAGAATGCTTAGCCTTTTACATATCTATGATTCATACACATTAGCTATTTTACATGGACAAAGACTGGTGATTAGAGATAAGAACATTACAAAAAACGTTTAAAGAAAATCATAATGCCTCTCCTTGTCTTTAATGGTGATGTCAAAAATATTAGGAAAGTTTGTCCCAAACAATGCGGCTACAGCTTATAAATTAAAACCAATTGTCGAAAGGAATTGGAGAGCCTGCAAACGGGCCTATTAAAATGATTAAGATCTCATATCGTTAACAGGTTTGAGATCATGTAGAAAAATCGTTCAACTTTTTTCTGCTAAATTATTTTAAATTTTTATACAAATTTGTAAATATTTAGTTTATTTTCAATAAAAGATGACTTTGTTTCTGGTGGTCTATCCACGCTAGCGGACATTATTTCATTGTTATTTGAAGAATTTGATGTTTTGCAGTGAGTATGCAAGATTGCGAAGTTGATTTATGGCATATAAAATTAGCCAGCTTAATATATGCATACTTAGAGAAGTTCTTTAGTTGAGATAGGAAATTCATAAATAATTCATTTGCTGTTGGTTATTATACATCTTTAGTATAAATATATATTTTTCTTCAAATCATTCCATGTAGAAATATTCTTGGCTAGGTAGATCAACAAAACAAAATAAAACAATAGAGGCAGAACCAACGTCAAATATAAACATATGCAGATGAGAACGTATAAACTATAGAATTTAGACTCTAACTTGCAAGCGTCTATGGCGAGGAAATTTATATACATTAAGAAAGCAGTCAAACTCCTGCAATAGAAAAAATGCTGCACTTTTAATGTCTAAGAAGCTAAGAGTAGAAAATAAGAAGTTAACCTTCTCCCCATAGTTGGGATCAACAACAAACTCCTCAATGACAAACTATCGTGTTAAGATATCTCCCTAGTTGCGCAAAATATGATCCTCTTGAACACCATAGACTTTTCGTGAGGCTCCAGCCCAGTGAGGAAGCTTTATTTGCTTTGTTGGATCAATAGACTTCTCCTGTTAAGAAGGACAGCTTGTAACGCTATTTGCAGAAAACACAACTTAAAAGGTAAAACAGTCGCAAATCTCGTACTTCCTGCAGAAAGAGCCTCGAGAGCGTCTTCACCCACTTGTTATGATTCTATCTACCTCTGTTGAGTGGTAACACTTTTATAGGCTGAAGAAAAAATATCACCAGCCTAGAAAACTTACAACAGACACATGAATGCATGAGATACACATCAATTGCTTTAAGATAACAGTTTAAATATGTAATTAGCATAATGAAAGTCATGTATAGTCAAGTCACTTAAATTGTTTTGACCAAAGATCATCTATAATACTATATTTTACATAACCACGATTCACAAAGCTGTCAAATTAGTTATGAACGAAATGAGGACTCTCTCTCATATTACCTAGTCAAGAAGGAGCTTGTACTCCAAAAGGTACATTGTAAGAGCGCTGTTTCTGGAGCACAATCATTGGAGTTGATAAGATTTATAAGATACTGCTCAAGTACGAGTTTGGATCTTCTTGTTTAAGGAAGTCAACGAAAATGGGTACATAAACTACGAAAAAGGATATAAAGATTTAACCTTTTTGGATTTCTAGAGTTGTCGAACCCGAAGCAAACGCAGGAGGAGCGATCTCCACTATGTCGGAATCCATTGACGATGTTCCTCAAGATTGATTCTTTATGCCTCACAAAACAAAACAGATGCAAAAGTGATTCAAAGAGCCGATATGACAATTGCATATGTAAAAGTTCAACTCGAACCGTTTCAGAGATTTGGAAGAAGCTTAGACGTTTCCAAGCGCCGCAGAAAGAAGGAGAGAGATGACCTACGTTTCTTTGCTTCATTAGATTTAGGGTTATCGAGGTCGGGCTCACGGACCGCATACATAATCAGAAAGTAGTATCCAAAATACTATAGATATTCCCCTAACGATAAAAGCCCAACAAATTCTCAGATTAAATGAAGTGCTACGTTTAATACAGCCGGGACACGTGTCGACCTGTCAGGTATCGACTTTCCACGTGGAAAAGCAGGAGTGAAGCGAACATATTTATATATATATATATAGATAGATAGATGCTGTATATGTGATTTTGATTAACTTATATTACATAAAATTAGGAAAATCATGATGCCCGCAGTTATGTTTGTAAGTTTACAATACGAATCATACTAATTATTTACATATTTGGTTTCAGCCCAGTTTCTTAAAACATTGAGTATTAAGAACACGTCTTTATTAATTTGTATATACATTAAACCGAGACGAATACAATATGCTAGAATTTGAGAAATTCAACTAACATGAGAGAAACTTACTTTTATTTGTATAACTAGGGTCGGCCCGGACGTAGTTTTTCTATAATATTTATTTTTAATTTTATTTTATGTTTATTTCAGTATTAACTATACTGATATCTAATAAGTAAATTTGTTGATTTATCATAATCTCCTTAACTTTATATTGAGTTTTATTTTGTGCTCAATTATAAATTTAATAAATATAGAGATTTATCTGATATTATCACTATCTTGGGAATAATTAAAAATATTAACGATAAATGTTAAAATATTAAAATATTATATATATGTTTATATTATATTTGGTTTAGTAATATAAAACTGGCCGTATTTTAATATATATATATATATGTATCACATAAGATAGAGATAAATTTTTAGGACAATCAAAATTAGTTATTGGATAATTTCAGAAAAAAATGGAAAATAATTCAGAAATATTTATAATACTATTTGTTAAAAGTTAAAGAGTTT
This sequence is a window from Brassica oleracea var. oleracea cultivar TO1000 chromosome C1, BOL, whole genome shotgun sequence. Protein-coding genes within it:
- the LOC106316777 gene encoding EKC/KEOPS complex subunit Tprkb, with translation MKVFHLDRENTLSVSLFSDVTNSKELLSSILDGTLKLEVSFLNALLIPDVFPLLAAAQKALVSKSRDSLSTRTLHSELVYNYSGSKHITESLKRCGISESCSTYILAARFNASPLEMEEVAKLINGKEIDLEELKTHANQAHMLKHYKITSQELGISSLEDAIVCRISARDAL